One genomic window of Arvicanthis niloticus isolate mArvNil1 chromosome 24, mArvNil1.pat.X, whole genome shotgun sequence includes the following:
- the Pms2 gene encoding mismatch repair endonuclease PMS2 isoform X3: MEQTEGASTERAKAIKPIDGKSVHQICSGQVVLSLSTAVKELIENSIDAGATSIDLRLKDYGVDLIEVSDNGCGVEEENFEGLALKHHTSKIQEFADLTQVETFGFRGEALSSLCALSDVTISTCHASASIGTRLVFDHDGKITQKTPYPRPKGTTVSVQHLFYTLPVRHKEFQRNIKKEYAKMVQVLQAYCIISAGVRVSCTNQLGQGKRQPVVCTSGSSAVKENIGSVFGQKQLQSLIPFAQLPPSDAVCEEYGLSASRAPQNPFHISGFISQCTHGAGRSATDRQFFFINQRPCDPAKVSKLVNEVYHMYNRHQYPFVVLNVSVDSECVDINVTPDKRQILLQDEKLLLAVLKTSLIGMFDGDANKLNVNQQPLLDVEGNLVKLHTTEIEKPVSGKQGNSPLLKITANEKRVVSISRLREAFSLHPTTEIKARGPETPELKQSFPSQKRGVSSSYPSDVVSYRGLHGSQDKLVSPTNSPVDCMDREKREKDPGISSTSAGSEEGFSTPEVASSFSSDYNVSSPEDRPSQENIDCGEMDYHLSGTGHHLKPEDSGYKCRPLPPPTHLSPSNAKRFKPEERPSNTDIPQKLLDPQNTSAAEVDVAVKINKKVVLLDFSMNSLAKRMKQLQHLKLQNKSEQNYRKFRAKICPGENQAAEDELRKEISKSMFAEMEILGQFNLGFIVTKLKEDLFLVDQHAADEKYNFEMLQQHTVLQAQRLITPQTLNLTAVNEAVLIENLEIFRKNGFDFVIDEDAPVTERAKLISLPTSKNWTFGPQDIDELIFMLSDSPGVLCRPSRVRQMFASRACRKSVMIGTALNMSEMKKLITHMGEMDHPWNCPHGRPTMRHIANLDIISQN, translated from the exons ATGGAACAAACTGAAGGCGCGAG tacAGAACGTGCTAAAGCCATCAAGCCTATTGATGGGAAGTCAGTCCATCAAATTTGTTCTGGGCAGGTGGTACTCAGTTTAAGCACCGCAGTGAAGGAGTTGATAGAAAATAGTATAGATGCTGGTGCTACTAGTATTG ATCTAAGGCTTAAAGACTATGGGGTGGACCTCATTGAAGTTTCAGACAATGGATGTggggtagaagaagaaaactttgAAGGTCTAG CTCTGAAACATCACACATCTAAGATTCAAGAGTTTGCTGACCTTACACAGGTTGAAACTTTTGGCTTTCGGGGGGAAGCTCTGAGCTCTCTGTGTGCACTGAG TGATGTCACTATATCTACCTGCCATGCATCTGCAAGCATTGGGACTCGACTGGTATTTGACCATGATGGGAAAATCACTCAGAAAACTCCCTACCCCCGACCTAAAGGAACCACAGTCAGTGTGCAACACCTATTTTATACACTACCAGTGCGTCACAAAGAGTTTCAAAGGAACATTAAAAAG GAGTATGCCAAAATGGTCCAGGTCTTGCAGGCATACTGTATCATTTCAGCAGGCGTCCGTGTAAGTTGCACTAATCAACTAGGACAGGGGAAGCGGCAACCCGTGGTGTGCACAAGCGGAAGCTCTGCCGTGAAGGAAAATATTGGGTCTGTGTTTGGCCAGAAGCAG TTGCAAAGCCTCATTCCCTTTGCTCAGCTGCCCCCTAGTGACGCTGTCTGTGAGGAGTACGGCCTGAGCGCTTCCAGGGCTCCACAGAATCCTTTCCA CATTTCGGGCTTCATCTCACAGTGCACACACGGGGCCGGGAGGAGTGCAACAGACAGACAGTTTTTCTTCATCAATCAACGGCCTTGTGACCCAGCAAAG GTCTCTAAACTTGTAAATGAGGTTTATCACATGTATAATCGGCATCAGTATCCATTTGTTGTTCTTAATGTTTCTGTTGATTCAG AATGTGTCGATATTAACGTAACTCCAGATAAAAGGCAAATTTTACTACAGGATGAAAAGCTTTTGCTGGCAGTTTTAAAGACGTCCTTGATAGGAATGTTCGACGGTGATGCAAACAAGCTTAATGTCAACCAGCAGCCCCTGCTGGATGTCGAAG GTAACTTAGTAAAGCTGCAtaccacagaaatagaaaaacctGTGTCAGGAAAGCAAGGTAACTCTCCTTTGTTGAAGATCACAGCAAACGAAAAAAGAGTGGTATCCATCTCCAGGCTGAGAGAGGCCTTTTctcttcatcctaccacagagatcaAGGCTAGGGGCCCAGAGACTCCTGAACTGAAACAGAGTTTTCCAAGTCAGAAAAGGGGTGTGTCATCTTCTTATCCTTCAGACGTCGTCTCTTATAGAGGCCTGCATGGCTCGCAGGACAAATTGGTGAGTCCCACGAACAGCCCTGTTGACTGTAtggacagagaaaaaagagaaaaagacccaGGGATCAGCAGCACCTCAGCTGGCTCTGAGGAAGGGTTCAGCACCCCAGAAGTGGCCAGTAGCTTTAGCAGTGACTATAACGTGAGCTCCCCAGAAGACAGaccttctcaggaaaacataGACTGTGGTGAAATGGACTACCATCTTTCAGGGACAGGACACCATTTAAAGCCGGAAGATAGCGGATATAAATGTAGACCTTTACCTCCACCAACTCATCTCTCACCCTCAAATGCTAAACGTTTCAAGCCAGAAGAAAGGCCTTCAAATACTGACATTCCTCAAAAACTGCTTGATCCTCAGAACACCTCAGCAGCTGAGGTTGATGTAGCcgtaaaaattaataagaaagtgGTGCTCCTTGACTTCTCTATGAACTCTTTAGCTAAACGGATGAAGCAGTTACAGCACCTAAAACTGCAGAACAAAAGTGAACAGAATTACAGGAAATTTAGGGCCAAGATTTGCCCTGGAGAAAATCAAGCAGCAGAAGATGAACTCAGAAAAGAGATTAG taAGTCGATGTTTGCGGAGATGGAGATCCTGGGTCAGTTTAACCTGGGTTTTATAGTCACCAAACTGAAAGAGGACCTCTTCCTGGTGGACCAGCACGCTGCGGACGAAAAGTACAACTTTGAGATGCTGCAGCAGCACACTGTGCTCCAGGCGCAGAGGCTCATCAC ACCCCAGACTCTGAACTTAACTGCTGTCAATGAAGCTGTGCTGATAGAAAATCTGGAAATATTCAGAAAGAACGGCTTTGACTTTGTCATTGATGAGGATG ctcCAGTCACTGAAAGGGCTAAATTGATTTCCTTACCAACTAGTAAAAACTGGACCTTTGGACCTCAAGATATAGATGAACTGATCTTTATGCTAAGTGACAGCCCTGGTGTCCTGTGTCGGCCCTCAAGAGTCAGACAGATGTTTGCTTCCAGAGCCTGTCGGAAGTCT
- the Pms2 gene encoding mismatch repair endonuclease PMS2 isoform X6, which translates to MVQVLQAYCIISAGVRVSCTNQLGQGKRQPVVCTSGSSAVKENIGSVFGQKQLQSLIPFAQLPPSDAVCEEYGLSASRAPQNPFHISGFISQCTHGAGRSATDRQFFFINQRPCDPAKVSKLVNEVYHMYNRHQYPFVVLNVSVDSECVDINVTPDKRQILLQDEKLLLAVLKTSLIGMFDGDANKLNVNQQPLLDVEGNLVKLHTTEIEKPVSGKQGNSPLLKITANEKRVVSISRLREAFSLHPTTEIKARGPETPELKQSFPSQKRGVSSSYPSDVVSYRGLHGSQDKLVSPTNSPVDCMDREKREKDPGISSTSAGSEEGFSTPEVASSFSSDYNVSSPEDRPSQENIDCGEMDYHLSGTGHHLKPEDSGYKCRPLPPPTHLSPSNAKRFKPEERPSNTDIPQKLLDPQNTSAAEVDVAVKINKKVVLLDFSMNSLAKRMKQLQHLKLQNKSEQNYRKFRAKICPGENQAAEDELRKEISKSMFAEMEILGQFNLGFIVTKLKEDLFLVDQHAADEKYNFEMLQQHTVLQAQRLITPQTLNLTAVNEAVLIENLEIFRKNGFDFVIDEDAPVTERAKLISLPTSKNWTFGPQDIDELIFMLSDSPGVLCRPSRVRQMFASRACRKSVMIGTALNMSEMKKLITHMGEMDHPWNCPHGRPTMRHIANLDIISQN; encoded by the exons ATGGTCCAGGTCTTGCAGGCATACTGTATCATTTCAGCAGGCGTCCGTGTAAGTTGCACTAATCAACTAGGACAGGGGAAGCGGCAACCCGTGGTGTGCACAAGCGGAAGCTCTGCCGTGAAGGAAAATATTGGGTCTGTGTTTGGCCAGAAGCAG TTGCAAAGCCTCATTCCCTTTGCTCAGCTGCCCCCTAGTGACGCTGTCTGTGAGGAGTACGGCCTGAGCGCTTCCAGGGCTCCACAGAATCCTTTCCA CATTTCGGGCTTCATCTCACAGTGCACACACGGGGCCGGGAGGAGTGCAACAGACAGACAGTTTTTCTTCATCAATCAACGGCCTTGTGACCCAGCAAAG GTCTCTAAACTTGTAAATGAGGTTTATCACATGTATAATCGGCATCAGTATCCATTTGTTGTTCTTAATGTTTCTGTTGATTCAG AATGTGTCGATATTAACGTAACTCCAGATAAAAGGCAAATTTTACTACAGGATGAAAAGCTTTTGCTGGCAGTTTTAAAGACGTCCTTGATAGGAATGTTCGACGGTGATGCAAACAAGCTTAATGTCAACCAGCAGCCCCTGCTGGATGTCGAAG GTAACTTAGTAAAGCTGCAtaccacagaaatagaaaaacctGTGTCAGGAAAGCAAGGTAACTCTCCTTTGTTGAAGATCACAGCAAACGAAAAAAGAGTGGTATCCATCTCCAGGCTGAGAGAGGCCTTTTctcttcatcctaccacagagatcaAGGCTAGGGGCCCAGAGACTCCTGAACTGAAACAGAGTTTTCCAAGTCAGAAAAGGGGTGTGTCATCTTCTTATCCTTCAGACGTCGTCTCTTATAGAGGCCTGCATGGCTCGCAGGACAAATTGGTGAGTCCCACGAACAGCCCTGTTGACTGTAtggacagagaaaaaagagaaaaagacccaGGGATCAGCAGCACCTCAGCTGGCTCTGAGGAAGGGTTCAGCACCCCAGAAGTGGCCAGTAGCTTTAGCAGTGACTATAACGTGAGCTCCCCAGAAGACAGaccttctcaggaaaacataGACTGTGGTGAAATGGACTACCATCTTTCAGGGACAGGACACCATTTAAAGCCGGAAGATAGCGGATATAAATGTAGACCTTTACCTCCACCAACTCATCTCTCACCCTCAAATGCTAAACGTTTCAAGCCAGAAGAAAGGCCTTCAAATACTGACATTCCTCAAAAACTGCTTGATCCTCAGAACACCTCAGCAGCTGAGGTTGATGTAGCcgtaaaaattaataagaaagtgGTGCTCCTTGACTTCTCTATGAACTCTTTAGCTAAACGGATGAAGCAGTTACAGCACCTAAAACTGCAGAACAAAAGTGAACAGAATTACAGGAAATTTAGGGCCAAGATTTGCCCTGGAGAAAATCAAGCAGCAGAAGATGAACTCAGAAAAGAGATTAG taAGTCGATGTTTGCGGAGATGGAGATCCTGGGTCAGTTTAACCTGGGTTTTATAGTCACCAAACTGAAAGAGGACCTCTTCCTGGTGGACCAGCACGCTGCGGACGAAAAGTACAACTTTGAGATGCTGCAGCAGCACACTGTGCTCCAGGCGCAGAGGCTCATCAC ACCCCAGACTCTGAACTTAACTGCTGTCAATGAAGCTGTGCTGATAGAAAATCTGGAAATATTCAGAAAGAACGGCTTTGACTTTGTCATTGATGAGGATG ctcCAGTCACTGAAAGGGCTAAATTGATTTCCTTACCAACTAGTAAAAACTGGACCTTTGGACCTCAAGATATAGATGAACTGATCTTTATGCTAAGTGACAGCCCTGGTGTCCTGTGTCGGCCCTCAAGAGTCAGACAGATGTTTGCTTCCAGAGCCTGTCGGAAGTCT